In one Cystobacter fuscus DSM 2262 genomic region, the following are encoded:
- the fdhD gene encoding formate dehydrogenase accessory sulfurtransferase FdhD, which yields MTPIAVSIIGWSGAGKTALITRLVPELHARGLRVGVVKHTSHPHPLHPEGRDTAHHARAGAALVVFATPEGVQVSLPSPPARLSALLERFAGHLDLVLVEGWKEGPLPKLEVWREGLEAPLSATRSDVLAFVGPEGGPGVGSGMEGRPRFDPEDTRGIADFLQHGPREGGWRPAAPVRSEAPAPARTSPAVLPPGVTWRPVRRHTADSGLSDERDDAVAIEEPLDIRVSGDTVAITLRTPGADRFLVTGFLFAEGLIHGAEDLGGLVHCGRPGEEGYGNTVEVTPAPGLVMDLERVSATRRGTLTTAACGVCGRRSVDDLVAACHPVPPGPPFSASVLASTPERLRATQLNFAHTGGVHAAAALDAHGEVLAAFEDVGRHNAVDKVVGALVLEHGLRSARTALKDSPRPALLVVSGRVGFDILQKAAVARIPIVASVSAATSLAIDLAGRAGITLATFVRGGRFNVYCHPERIRED from the coding sequence ATGACGCCCATCGCGGTCTCGATCATCGGCTGGTCCGGCGCGGGCAAGACGGCGCTCATCACCCGGCTGGTGCCCGAGCTGCACGCGCGGGGACTGCGCGTGGGCGTGGTGAAGCACACCTCGCATCCCCACCCCCTGCACCCCGAGGGACGGGACACCGCGCACCACGCCCGGGCCGGCGCGGCGCTCGTCGTCTTCGCCACCCCCGAGGGCGTCCAGGTGTCGCTCCCCTCGCCGCCCGCGCGGCTGAGCGCCCTGCTGGAGCGCTTCGCCGGACACCTGGACCTGGTGCTCGTCGAGGGGTGGAAGGAGGGCCCCCTGCCCAAGCTGGAGGTGTGGCGCGAGGGACTCGAGGCCCCCCTGTCGGCCACGCGTTCGGACGTGCTCGCCTTCGTCGGGCCAGAAGGGGGCCCGGGAGTGGGCTCCGGGATGGAAGGCCGTCCGCGCTTCGACCCCGAGGACACGCGGGGCATCGCCGACTTCCTCCAGCACGGCCCGCGCGAGGGAGGCTGGCGTCCGGCGGCGCCCGTGCGCTCCGAGGCCCCGGCGCCGGCACGGACGAGTCCCGCCGTGCTGCCCCCGGGAGTCACCTGGCGGCCCGTGCGGCGTCACACGGCGGACAGCGGCCTGTCCGACGAGCGGGACGACGCGGTGGCCATCGAGGAGCCGCTCGACATCCGCGTGAGTGGAGACACGGTGGCCATCACCCTGCGCACCCCGGGCGCGGACCGCTTCCTCGTCACCGGCTTCCTCTTCGCCGAGGGCCTCATCCACGGGGCGGAGGACCTGGGGGGCCTGGTGCACTGTGGCCGGCCCGGGGAGGAGGGGTATGGGAACACGGTGGAGGTGACGCCCGCGCCGGGACTGGTGATGGATTTGGAGCGCGTGAGCGCCACGCGCCGGGGCACGCTCACCACGGCGGCGTGCGGCGTGTGTGGCCGGCGCAGCGTGGATGACCTGGTGGCCGCGTGCCACCCGGTGCCCCCGGGCCCGCCGTTCTCCGCGTCCGTGCTGGCGAGCACGCCCGAGCGCCTGCGCGCCACGCAGCTCAACTTCGCCCACACCGGCGGAGTCCATGCCGCCGCGGCGCTCGACGCGCACGGCGAGGTGCTCGCGGCCTTCGAGGACGTGGGGCGCCACAACGCGGTGGACAAGGTGGTGGGGGCGCTGGTGCTCGAGCACGGCCTGCGCTCGGCGCGCACGGCGCTCAAGGACTCACCGCGCCCGGCGCTGCTCGTGGTCAGCGGACGGGTGGGCTTCGACATCCTCCAGAAGGCCGCCGTGGCGCGCATTCCCATTGTCGCCAGCGTGTCCGCGGCCACCTCGCTCGCCATCGACCTGGCCGGGCGCGCTGGCATCACCCTCGCCACGTTCGTGCGCGGCGGACGCTTCAACGTCTACTGCCACCCCGAGCGCATTCGCGAGGACTGA
- a CDS encoding SDR family NAD(P)-dependent oxidoreductase, giving the protein MDRLKDKVALVTGAASGIGRATALLFAREGARVVATDIATLGEQVARDIRAEGGQALFLLHDVTDEVAWHAVMSRTLEAYGRLDVLVNNAGISTSRAVTELSLAEWREQLAVNLDGVFLGIKYAVRAMRTGKREGSIVNVASVSGLVGSPGTAAYSASKGGVRMLSKAVAMECAADRIRVNTVFPGGVRTPIWQNADWWKGFVDQVGSEAEAWKQLDASAPLGRMAEPEEIAEAILYLASDAARYVTGTELVVDGGYTAR; this is encoded by the coding sequence ATGGATCGACTCAAGGACAAGGTGGCCCTCGTGACGGGGGCGGCGTCGGGGATTGGCCGGGCCACGGCGTTGTTGTTCGCGAGGGAAGGCGCGCGGGTGGTGGCGACGGACATCGCCACCCTGGGCGAGCAGGTGGCGCGGGACATCCGCGCCGAGGGCGGGCAGGCGCTGTTCCTCCTGCACGACGTGACGGACGAGGTGGCGTGGCACGCGGTGATGAGCCGGACGCTCGAGGCGTATGGGCGGCTGGACGTGCTGGTGAACAACGCGGGCATCTCCACGTCGCGCGCGGTGACGGAGCTGTCGCTGGCCGAGTGGCGCGAGCAGCTCGCGGTGAACCTGGACGGCGTCTTCCTGGGCATCAAGTACGCGGTGCGCGCCATGCGCACGGGCAAGCGCGAGGGCTCCATCGTCAACGTGGCGAGCGTGTCCGGGCTGGTGGGCAGTCCGGGCACCGCGGCCTATTCGGCGAGCAAGGGCGGGGTGCGCATGTTGAGCAAGGCGGTGGCGATGGAGTGCGCGGCCGACCGCATCCGCGTCAACACCGTCTTCCCGGGCGGGGTGCGCACGCCCATCTGGCAGAACGCCGACTGGTGGAAGGGCTTCGTCGATCAGGTGGGCAGCGAGGCCGAGGCGTGGAAGCAGTTGGACGCCTCCGCCCCTCTGGGCCGCATGGCCGAGCCCGAGGAGATCGCCGAGGCCATCCTCTACCTGGCCTCGGACGCCGCGCGCTACGTCACCGGCACCGAGCTCGTCGTGGACGGCGGCTACACCGCGCGCTAG
- a CDS encoding winged helix-turn-helix transcriptional regulator, with the protein MAERKQPGRLATKVAKAAREAREQGNVLVPMCPSRGVLEHVTSRWGVLVLVCLLEDTHRFSELRRKVGGVSEKMLAQTLHALEQDGFVLREAYAVIPPRVDYSLTPLGREVAERVESLVDWIEDNLGRVLEARGEYAADEEAS; encoded by the coding sequence ATGGCGGAAAGAAAGCAGCCGGGACGATTGGCCACGAAGGTGGCGAAGGCGGCACGCGAGGCGAGGGAGCAGGGCAACGTGCTCGTGCCCATGTGCCCCTCGCGCGGGGTGCTGGAGCACGTGACGAGCCGCTGGGGCGTGCTGGTGCTGGTGTGCCTGCTGGAGGACACGCATCGCTTCAGCGAGCTGCGGCGCAAGGTGGGGGGGGTGAGCGAGAAGATGCTCGCCCAGACGCTGCACGCGCTCGAGCAGGACGGCTTCGTGCTGCGCGAGGCCTACGCGGTGATTCCCCCGCGCGTGGACTACAGCCTCACGCCCCTGGGCCGCGAGGTGGCCGAGCGCGTGGAGTCCCTGGTGGATTGGATCGAGGACAACCTCGGACGCGTGCTTGAGGCACGTGGCGAGTACGCGGCCGACGAAGAAGCGTCCTGA
- a CDS encoding ABC transporter ATP-binding protein, translated as MARLLVEDVHVRLGTNDILKGITADFRHGEVVALLGRSGCGKSTLLRSIAGLETPLRGRIHIGDRTVFDAAAKVNLPPEQRDLGLVFQSYALWPHKTVAENVAYGLKLRKQPKEAIDKAVREVLEGVDLGGVGDRLPSQLSGGQQQRVALARALVYSPPLVLLDEPLSNLDAKLREEARIWIRALIKRMGLTALFVTHDQVEAMAIADRIMLLDGGRMVQDGTPEQLYTEPQSLFAANFMGVNNTLPGRVVERRGNEARLEVGGLSLWGQQRGGTGGDGAATGVIRVEELSLASGPGENRLPAHLDSSIYVGGRWEHLFQLAGQTLRATTRESLSPGAYTLAFPKERLWIF; from the coding sequence ATGGCTAGGTTGCTCGTCGAGGACGTGCACGTCCGGCTCGGCACCAATGACATCCTCAAGGGCATCACCGCCGACTTCCGCCACGGCGAGGTGGTGGCGCTGCTCGGGCGCTCCGGCTGCGGCAAGTCGACGCTGCTGCGCTCCATCGCCGGGCTGGAGACGCCCCTGAGGGGCCGCATCCACATCGGGGACAGGACGGTGTTCGACGCGGCGGCGAAGGTGAACCTGCCGCCGGAGCAGCGCGACCTGGGGCTCGTCTTCCAGTCCTACGCGTTGTGGCCCCACAAGACGGTGGCGGAGAACGTCGCCTATGGCCTGAAGCTGCGCAAACAGCCGAAGGAGGCCATCGACAAGGCGGTGCGCGAGGTGCTCGAGGGCGTGGACCTGGGGGGCGTGGGCGATCGCCTTCCCAGCCAGCTCTCCGGAGGTCAGCAGCAGCGCGTGGCCCTGGCACGCGCGCTCGTCTACAGCCCGCCGCTCGTGTTGCTGGACGAGCCCCTGTCCAACCTGGACGCGAAGCTGCGCGAGGAGGCACGCATCTGGATTCGCGCCCTCATCAAGCGCATGGGGCTCACCGCGCTCTTCGTCACGCATGATCAGGTGGAGGCGATGGCGATTGCCGACCGCATCATGCTGCTGGATGGGGGCCGCATGGTGCAGGACGGCACGCCGGAGCAGCTCTACACGGAGCCGCAGAGCCTGTTCGCCGCGAACTTCATGGGGGTGAACAACACCCTGCCGGGGCGGGTGGTGGAGCGCCGTGGGAACGAGGCCCGGCTGGAGGTGGGCGGGTTGTCGCTGTGGGGTCAGCAGCGGGGCGGGACGGGCGGTGACGGGGCCGCCACGGGCGTCATCCGCGTGGAGGAGCTGTCCTTGGCATCCGGGCCCGGGGAGAACCGGCTGCCGGCGCACCTGGACAGCTCCATCTACGTGGGCGGCCGCTGGGAGCACCTGTTCCAGCTGGCGGGCCAGACGCTGCGCGCCACCACGCGCGAGTCCCTGTCCCCCGGCGCGTACACGCTCGCGTTCCCGAAGGAGCGGCTGTGGATCTTCTGA
- a CDS encoding SDR family oxidoreductase encodes MFLVTGATGKLGRHVIEGLLKKVPAGQIIAAVRDPRKAADLAAKGVQVRPADYGRPETLAAAFAGATRVLLISSSEVGQRIAQHRAVVEAARKAGVRLLVYTSILRADSSGLALAAEHKATEQLIRDSGLPFVFLRNGWYFENYTENLAPALQHGALLGSSGEGRVAAASRADYAAAAVEVLTGTGHDNRVYELAGDTSFTQSELAAEVSRQSGRSIVYKDLPPAQYQGVLEQAGVPGAFAGILVDSSEKAGRGELNDASGQLGRLIGRPTTRLADAVAAAVRH; translated from the coding sequence ATGTTTCTCGTCACCGGAGCCACTGGAAAGCTGGGCCGTCACGTCATCGAAGGGCTGCTGAAGAAGGTCCCCGCGGGGCAGATCATCGCGGCGGTGCGTGATCCGCGGAAGGCGGCGGACCTCGCCGCGAAGGGCGTGCAGGTGCGCCCGGCGGACTACGGCCGGCCCGAGACGCTCGCCGCCGCCTTCGCGGGCGCGACGCGGGTGCTGCTCATCTCCTCCAGCGAGGTGGGCCAGCGCATCGCCCAGCACCGCGCCGTGGTGGAGGCCGCCCGGAAGGCCGGAGTCCGCCTGCTCGTCTACACCAGCATCCTGCGCGCGGACAGCTCGGGCCTGGCGCTCGCCGCGGAGCACAAGGCCACCGAGCAGCTCATCCGTGACTCCGGCCTCCCCTTCGTCTTCCTGCGCAACGGCTGGTACTTCGAGAACTACACGGAGAACCTCGCGCCGGCGCTGCAGCACGGCGCGCTGCTGGGCAGCTCGGGCGAGGGCCGGGTCGCCGCCGCGAGCCGGGCGGACTACGCCGCCGCGGCGGTGGAGGTGCTCACCGGCACCGGCCACGACAACCGCGTCTACGAACTCGCGGGCGACACCTCCTTCACCCAGTCGGAGCTCGCCGCCGAGGTGTCCCGACAGTCGGGCCGGAGCATCGTCTACAAGGATCTGCCACCCGCGCAGTACCAGGGGGTGCTGGAGCAGGCGGGGGTGCCGGGCGCCTTCGCGGGAATCCTCGTGGACTCGAGCGAGAAGGCGGGCCGGGGCGAGCTGAATGACGCCTCCGGGCAGCTCGGTCGGCTCATCGGCCGGCCCACCACCCGGCTCGCCGACGCCGTCGCCGCCGCCGTGCGGCACTGA
- a CDS encoding molybdopterin molybdotransferase MoeA, with the protein MSLTPLATARRAALGALTPAPPEPVPLLDALGGFLARELVASRSVPGCPVSAMDGYAVLAEDTLRATREQPVRLRVTDTIYAGHLPSGSLQPGEAARIFTGAPLPAGATAVVRQEVTRPVTDSGAVDIFVPAPPGKDIRPEGEELLVGTPLLRAGQRIDASVLGVIASLGESQVLVRPPPHVAVLATGDELVPPGQAALPHQVYESNLVLISALAREAGARVVARERAGDDDDMLRLAVLRLADRAQVLITTGGASVGDKDRVKRVLTLLGATFLVDGVALKPGKPVAVARLGTTAVVVLPGTPGAALVAFDQFARPLLLRHQGVSEERQRVRARLDEAQHKQAGLTYLIGGTLETREDGTVWTRLRDKGGGHALRHIGAEGFALLPPGRADFALGEPVDFERFDHPRYVPVEPE; encoded by the coding sequence ATGTCCCTCACGCCCCTCGCCACCGCCCGGCGGGCCGCCCTCGGCGCGCTCACCCCCGCGCCCCCCGAGCCCGTCCCCCTCCTGGATGCCCTCGGAGGCTTCCTCGCCCGGGAGCTCGTCGCCTCGCGCTCGGTGCCCGGCTGCCCCGTGTCCGCCATGGATGGGTACGCCGTGCTCGCCGAGGATACCCTGCGCGCCACGCGCGAGCAGCCCGTGCGCCTGCGCGTCACCGACACCATCTACGCCGGCCACCTGCCCTCGGGCTCGCTCCAGCCCGGCGAGGCCGCGCGCATCTTCACCGGCGCGCCCCTGCCCGCGGGCGCCACCGCCGTCGTGCGCCAGGAAGTCACCCGGCCCGTGACGGACAGCGGCGCCGTGGACATCTTCGTCCCCGCTCCCCCCGGCAAGGACATCCGCCCCGAGGGCGAGGAGCTGCTCGTGGGCACCCCGCTGCTGCGCGCCGGCCAGCGCATCGATGCCTCCGTGCTCGGCGTCATCGCCTCGCTCGGCGAGTCCCAGGTGCTCGTGCGCCCGCCGCCCCACGTCGCCGTGCTCGCCACCGGCGACGAGCTCGTGCCGCCCGGCCAGGCGGCCCTCCCCCACCAGGTGTACGAGAGCAACCTCGTGCTCATCTCCGCGCTCGCGCGGGAGGCCGGCGCCCGGGTCGTCGCCCGGGAGCGCGCCGGGGACGACGACGACATGCTGCGCCTGGCCGTGCTGCGCCTGGCGGACCGCGCCCAGGTGCTCATCACCACCGGAGGCGCGTCCGTGGGGGACAAGGATCGCGTCAAGCGCGTGCTCACCCTGCTGGGCGCCACCTTCCTCGTGGACGGCGTGGCCCTCAAGCCCGGCAAGCCCGTGGCCGTCGCGCGCCTGGGCACCACCGCCGTCGTCGTGCTGCCCGGCACGCCGGGCGCCGCCCTCGTCGCCTTCGATCAGTTCGCCCGGCCCCTGCTCCTGCGCCACCAGGGCGTGAGCGAGGAGCGCCAACGGGTGCGCGCGCGGCTGGACGAGGCCCAGCACAAGCAGGCGGGACTCACCTACCTCATCGGCGGCACCCTGGAGACGCGCGAGGACGGCACCGTCTGGACGCGCCTGCGCGACAAGGGCGGTGGCCATGCCCTGCGCCACATCGGCGCCGAGGGCTTCGCGCTGCTGCCCCCGGGCCGCGCCGACTTCGCCCTGGGCGAGCCCGTGGACTTCGAGCGCTTCGACCACCCCCGCTACGTGCCCGTGGAGCCGGAATGA
- a CDS encoding porin, protein MRVLVGGLLVASAPVLAREPGSNEVTDEARRAEIDALRARLEALEKRQARDHEELEEVRAVMAPIAPQLVPPGPATAPVDTARAVAVPVPGAKATDVQVEWGAGAPIFRSGDGVFSFKPRGRILLDVSSSGGSAYQARNLTTTGSRALRLGIEGGVGPHLFYQFESDFAENGVDVVTAFLGWRHKVLGLDYDIRIGNLFNDRGLEGSTGSDSTPFAERTVVGTAIIPQRGFYGIGAQGRLFGPNWHASLTLSGDDVDSAYAVNDSRTVLARAHWNPVKTDATVVHVGAWGFDEKLSSAAGTVTRNTVIGGRFNGGLRVSTGALTGATGDTGYGAELGGYWRALWAMAELGRREVRLAGQRDFLSDAWSVSAGGFVTGETPPYNPRFGNFTQPRVSRSILDGGMGAVELTARYERLAFTQESRLGEGWAATVGVNWYLNSFTRLMLNGIHWHTDNRGGDFTGGDDGETVTLRAQVSY, encoded by the coding sequence ATGCGTGTGCTCGTGGGTGGATTGCTGGTGGCGTCCGCTCCTGTGCTCGCACGGGAGCCCGGGTCCAACGAGGTGACGGACGAGGCGCGGCGGGCGGAGATCGACGCACTGCGCGCCCGGCTGGAAGCGCTCGAGAAGAGACAGGCGCGGGATCATGAGGAACTGGAAGAGGTCCGCGCGGTCATGGCGCCGATCGCTCCGCAGTTGGTTCCTCCCGGTCCGGCGACGGCTCCGGTCGACACGGCGCGAGCGGTGGCCGTGCCCGTGCCCGGCGCGAAGGCCACGGACGTGCAGGTCGAGTGGGGCGCGGGTGCGCCCATCTTCCGCTCGGGGGACGGGGTCTTCTCGTTCAAGCCGCGCGGGAGAATCCTGCTCGATGTGAGCAGCAGCGGGGGCTCGGCCTACCAGGCCCGGAACCTCACGACGACGGGCTCGCGCGCGCTGCGTCTGGGCATCGAGGGAGGCGTCGGTCCGCACCTCTTCTACCAGTTCGAGAGCGACTTCGCCGAGAACGGAGTCGACGTGGTCACCGCCTTCCTCGGCTGGCGCCACAAGGTGTTGGGGCTCGATTACGACATTCGCATTGGCAATCTCTTCAACGATCGTGGCCTGGAGGGCTCGACGGGCTCGGACTCGACGCCCTTCGCCGAGCGGACGGTCGTCGGGACGGCGATCATCCCGCAGCGGGGCTTCTATGGCATTGGCGCGCAGGGCCGGCTGTTCGGGCCGAACTGGCACGCCTCGCTGACGCTCTCGGGGGACGACGTCGACAGTGCCTATGCCGTCAATGACAGCCGCACCGTGCTCGCGCGAGCGCACTGGAACCCGGTGAAGACGGACGCCACGGTCGTCCACGTGGGGGCCTGGGGCTTCGACGAGAAGCTGTCCTCGGCGGCGGGCACGGTGACTCGCAACACCGTCATCGGTGGCCGGTTCAATGGAGGTCTGCGCGTGTCGACGGGGGCGCTCACCGGGGCCACGGGCGACACCGGCTATGGGGCCGAGCTGGGAGGGTACTGGCGCGCGCTGTGGGCCATGGCGGAGCTGGGCCGGCGTGAGGTGCGGCTGGCGGGACAGCGGGACTTCCTCAGCGATGCCTGGAGTGTGTCGGCGGGCGGGTTCGTGACGGGCGAGACGCCGCCCTACAACCCGCGCTTCGGCAACTTCACCCAGCCGAGGGTGAGCCGATCCATCCTCGACGGGGGCATGGGGGCCGTCGAGCTGACCGCGCGCTACGAGCGTCTGGCCTTCACCCAGGAGTCCCGGCTGGGCGAGGGCTGGGCGGCGACCGTGGGCGTGAACTGGTACCTCAACAGCTTCACCCGGCTGATGCTCAATGGCATCCACTGGCACACGGACAACCGCGGTGGCGACTTCACCGGCGGGGACGACGGCGAGACCGTCACCCTGCGCGCGCAGGTGTCCTACTGA
- a CDS encoding Abi family protein, translating into MGRPYTKPALTFDQQLAQLEGRGLRVGDRNLAISALGRISYYRLSAYWHPFKRPDKTFESGATFEEALKLYEFDRRLRLTVLDAIERVEILVRTLVTYTLGHGHGAFAHTKASSFDSAFRHSDWYSEVSKEVARAKETFLEHYGATYDGFPDVPIWMASEVMSLGTLSKMFKGMRHPDQSAVTSSWKVHRIVAQSWLHTLSYVRNVCAHHARLWNRELAIKPMLPKHQPEWNTLNNGRVYSVLCILQRLVQSDPDGTGWAQKVVGLLTELNGLPRWQRAMGVPTNWNTQVFWK; encoded by the coding sequence ATGGGTAGGCCCTATACCAAACCCGCCCTGACGTTCGATCAGCAGCTCGCCCAGTTGGAAGGTCGCGGGCTGCGCGTTGGGGATCGCAACCTGGCCATCAGTGCTCTCGGCCGAATCAGTTACTACCGACTGAGCGCGTACTGGCACCCCTTCAAGCGTCCTGACAAGACCTTCGAATCAGGGGCAACCTTCGAAGAAGCACTCAAACTCTACGAGTTTGACCGGCGCCTCCGGCTCACGGTTCTCGACGCGATCGAGCGTGTGGAGATCCTCGTGCGCACGCTCGTCACGTACACGTTGGGTCATGGACATGGCGCGTTCGCGCATACGAAGGCGAGCAGCTTCGATTCCGCGTTCAGACACTCCGATTGGTACAGTGAAGTGTCCAAGGAGGTAGCCCGCGCGAAAGAAACCTTCCTTGAGCACTACGGTGCGACCTACGACGGATTCCCCGACGTCCCGATCTGGATGGCCTCCGAGGTGATGTCCCTCGGAACGCTCTCGAAGATGTTCAAGGGGATGCGGCACCCAGACCAGAGCGCAGTGACCTCCAGCTGGAAAGTGCACAGGATCGTAGCCCAGTCATGGCTGCACACGCTCTCGTATGTGCGCAACGTCTGCGCCCACCATGCGCGGCTATGGAACCGGGAACTGGCGATCAAACCGATGCTCCCCAAGCACCAACCTGAATGGAACACACTGAACAACGGGCGGGTCTACTCCGTTCTCTGCATACTCCAGCGGCTGGTCCAATCCGACCCCGACGGAACTGGGTGGGCACAAAAGGTGGTTGGCCTGCTGACCGAGTTGAACGGCCTGCCGAGATGGCAAAGGGCCATGGGTGTTCCCACGAACTGGAACACCCAGGTGTTTTGGAAGTAG
- a CDS encoding esterase/lipase family protein: MKQLPAFVLALCAFGLSPAAHAGAAKTTYPVVFAHGMGGFNNILGYDYWGDDYGMFVGTTCKSAWTCNEDIDDNQQTFVGQVQPMQSSEVRGLDLANDIEGYMASVGATRVNIVGHSQGGLDARKAAKVLQQRKGYTVVSVLVSVSSPHRGSPVAKYILDLKPGVSSVIAALATYYGDVIYGPGNDAYAGAKQLVYNDYSTSDGITTGAKAFNVNNPIDAKYASRYASFVTAQSGVSVNPALYLIKEFLYDIDGNGYCLDDCDNDGAGGKGNGYAGDEDDDGLVGINSQQMGYRLKYSESVFGFDSVTTDTNVPYSADLNAPTSAQMTSASSIINQDHMDVVGVGPDTFDEPEFYAAIFQYIGSFD, translated from the coding sequence ATGAAGCAACTGCCTGCCTTCGTGCTGGCGCTGTGCGCGTTTGGGCTTTCCCCCGCCGCCCACGCCGGAGCGGCGAAGACGACGTATCCCGTGGTGTTCGCCCATGGAATGGGCGGCTTCAACAACATCCTCGGCTACGACTACTGGGGGGATGACTACGGCATGTTCGTGGGCACCACGTGCAAGAGCGCGTGGACGTGCAACGAGGACATCGACGACAACCAGCAGACGTTCGTGGGCCAGGTGCAGCCCATGCAGTCCTCCGAGGTGCGGGGCCTGGACCTGGCCAACGACATCGAGGGCTACATGGCGAGCGTGGGCGCCACGCGCGTGAACATCGTCGGCCACTCGCAGGGAGGCCTCGACGCGCGCAAGGCGGCCAAGGTGCTCCAGCAGCGCAAGGGCTACACGGTGGTGTCCGTGCTGGTGAGCGTCTCCTCGCCCCACCGCGGCTCGCCCGTGGCCAAGTACATCCTCGACCTCAAGCCCGGCGTCTCCAGCGTCATCGCCGCCCTGGCCACGTATTACGGAGACGTCATCTACGGGCCGGGCAACGACGCCTACGCGGGCGCCAAGCAGCTCGTCTACAACGACTACAGCACGAGCGACGGCATCACCACCGGCGCCAAGGCCTTCAACGTCAACAACCCCATCGACGCGAAGTACGCCTCGCGCTACGCCTCGTTCGTCACCGCGCAGAGCGGCGTGAGCGTCAACCCCGCGCTCTACCTCATCAAGGAATTCCTCTACGACATCGACGGCAATGGCTATTGCCTGGACGACTGCGACAACGACGGCGCGGGCGGCAAGGGCAACGGCTACGCCGGTGACGAGGACGATGACGGCCTGGTGGGCATCAACTCGCAGCAGATGGGCTACCGGCTCAAGTACTCCGAGAGCGTCTTCGGCTTCGACTCCGTCACCACCGACACCAACGTCCCCTACTCGGCGGACCTCAACGCGCCCACCTCCGCGCAGATGACCTCCGCCTCGAGCATCATCAACCAGGACCACATGGACGTGGTGGGCGTGGGGCCGGACACCTTCGACGAGCCCGAGTTCTACGCCGCGATCTTCCAGTACATCGGCAGCTTCGACTGA
- the mobA gene encoding molybdenum cofactor guanylyltransferase — MRSDEVSERVEYPEVTLAVIAGGRGSRLGGVAKGLLEVEGRPVLERVLVLGGLCGDVLLVANEPGPYARWGLRAVADVVHGRGAPGGVHAALVGAHTEWVLAVACDMPFVTREVARVLLGARAPGVDAVAFTVAGRVEPLLALYHRALARPWGEALESGEPSLRALLALSRARLLPEEALRAVDPALRAVVGVNTPEDLARHGVSLPPAEGGS; from the coding sequence ATGAGGAGCGACGAGGTGAGCGAGCGGGTGGAATATCCGGAGGTGACGCTGGCGGTGATCGCGGGGGGACGGGGCTCCCGGCTGGGGGGCGTGGCCAAGGGCCTGCTGGAGGTGGAGGGACGGCCGGTGCTCGAGCGCGTGCTGGTGCTCGGCGGGCTGTGTGGGGACGTGCTGCTGGTGGCCAACGAGCCCGGGCCCTACGCGCGCTGGGGCCTGCGCGCGGTGGCGGACGTGGTGCACGGGCGGGGGGCGCCGGGCGGGGTACACGCGGCGTTGGTGGGTGCTCACACCGAGTGGGTGCTGGCGGTGGCGTGCGACATGCCCTTCGTGACGCGGGAGGTGGCGCGGGTGCTGCTCGGGGCGCGCGCGCCCGGGGTGGACGCGGTGGCCTTCACGGTTGCGGGCCGGGTGGAGCCGCTGCTGGCCCTGTACCACCGCGCCCTGGCACGCCCCTGGGGCGAGGCGCTCGAGTCCGGGGAGCCCTCGCTGCGCGCGCTGCTGGCGCTCAGCCGCGCGAGGCTCCTGCCCGAGGAGGCTTTACGGGCGGTGGATCCGGCGCTGCGCGCGGTGGTGGGCGTGAACACGCCGGAGGACCTGGCGCGTCATGGCGTCTCGCTGCCCCCGGCGGAAGGCGGAAGCTGA